In Elaeis guineensis isolate ETL-2024a chromosome 1, EG11, whole genome shotgun sequence, a genomic segment contains:
- the LOC105038665 gene encoding uncharacterized protein isoform X1: protein MDAARLLTPSFSSPIRSPSCRPLSFLSGAFRSPSLFSPFRTGHRRNLCLTCAAETLVTGSRREEGSSHVLRGEKRAETGDLKSWLHAHGLPPCKVVLKERASHGGRQRPIRYIAASKDLEAGDVLFSIPNSLVVTLDRVLGNETIAELLTTNKLSELACLALYLMYEKKQGKKSFWYPFIRELDRQRGRGQLAVESPLLWSETELAYLDGSPTRAELLERDEGIKREYNELDTVWFMAGSLFQQYPFDIPTEAFPFEIFKQAFVAIQSCVVHLQKVNLARRFALVPLGPPLLAYKSNCKAMLTAVSDAVELVVDRPFKAGEPIVVWCGPQPNSRLLLNYGLVDEDNPYDRIAIEASLNMEDPQYQEKRMVAQRNGKLAVQVFHVFVGREKEAISEMLPYMRLGYVSDPTEMQSVISSQGPICPVSPCMERAVLDQLVGYFEARLAGYSTTLSEDEDMLRDGHLDPKKRVAVQLVKLEKKMLHACLQATFEFINQLPDHTVSPCPAPFAPQLK, encoded by the exons ATGGACGCTGCTCGGCTCCTCACCCCCAGCTTCTCTTCACCCATTCGATCCCCTTCTTGTCGACCTCTATCCTTTCTCTCCGGCGCCTTCCGAAGTCCCAGCCTGTTCTCTCCATTTCGAACCGGACATCGCCGGAACCTGTGTTTGACCTGCGCGGCGGAGACCCTGGTCACCGGATCGCGGAGGGAGGAAGGGAGCTCACATGTGCTCCGAGGCGAGAAAAGAGCGGAGACCGGAGATCTTAAGTCTTGGTTGCACGCGCACGGCTTGCCGCCGTGCAAGGTTGTTCTCAAGGAGAGGGCTTCTCACGGCGGAAGGCAGCGGCCGATACGTTATATCGCGGCAAGCAAAGATCTTGAG GCTGGAGATGTGTTATTCTCAATTCCGAACTCTTTGGTGGTAACTCTGGATAGAGTTCTTGGAAACGAGACGATTG CGGAACTCTTAACAACAAACAAGCTATCAGAATTAGCCTGCTTGGCACTATATCTCATGTATGAGAAAAAACAGGGCAAAAAGTCTTTCTGGTATCCCTTCATTAGGGAGCTTGATCGTcaacgaggaagaggccagctaGCTGTGGAATCACCACTTCTATGGTCTGAAACTGAACTGGCTTACCTGGATGGCAGTCCTACAAGG GCTGAACTTCTTGAAAGGGATGAAGGAATAAAAAGAGAGTACAATGAGCTTGATACAGTCTGGTTCATGGCTGGCTCATTGTTCCAG CAATACCCTTTTGACATTCCCACTGAAGCTTTTCCGTTTGAGATTTTCAAGCAGGCATTCGTTGCAATTCAATCTTGTGTCGTTCATTTGCAG AAAGTCAATTTGGCTCGAAGGTTTGCCTTAGTTCCTTTGGGGCCACCATTGTTGGCTTACAAGAGCAACTGCAAAGCAATGCTAACTGCTGTCAGCGATGCTGTTGAGTTGGTGGTTGATCGTCCATTTAAGGCTGGGGAACCAATTGTTGTATG GTGTGGACCACAACCAAATTCAAGGTTGCTTCTCAATTATGGTTTGGTCGATGAAGATAATCCATATGACCGCATAGCAATTGAG GCATCCCTGAATATGGAAGATCCTCAATACCAAGAAAAGAGAATGGTTGCTCAAAGAAATGGAAAGCTGGCTGTCCAAGTTTTTCAT GTGTTTgtgggaagagaaaaagaagctaTATCAGAAATGCTGCCTTATATGAGATTAGGGTATGTTTCAGATCCAACAGAGATGCAATCAGTTATTTCTTCTCAGGGTCCTATCTGTCCT GTGAGCCCGTGCATGGAGCGAGCAGTATTGGACCAACTTGTAGGTTATTTTGAGGCTAGGTTGGCGGGCTACTCTACAACCTTGAGTGAGGATGAAGATATG CTGAGAGATGGCCATTTGGATCCAAAGAAGCGAGTTGCAGTTCAGCTTGTAAAGTTAGAAAAGAAAATGCTACATGCCTGTCTTCAGGCTACGTTTGAATTCATAAATCAATTACCAGATCACACTGTATCTCCCTGTCCTGCTCCTTTTGCTCCTCAATTGAAATAA
- the LOC105038665 gene encoding uncharacterized protein isoform X2 has protein sequence MDAARLLTPSFSSPIRSPSCRPLSFLSGAFRSPSLFSPFRTGHRRNLCLTCAAETLVTGSRREEGSSHVLRGEKRAETGDLKSWLHAHGLPPCKVVLKERASHGGRQRPIRYIAASKDLEAGDVLFSIPNSLVVTLDRVLGNETIAELLTTNKLSELACLALYLMYEKKQGKKSFWYPFIRELDRQRGRGQLAVESPLLWSETELAYLDGSPTRKVNLARRFALVPLGPPLLAYKSNCKAMLTAVSDAVELVVDRPFKAGEPIVVWCGPQPNSRLLLNYGLVDEDNPYDRIAIEASLNMEDPQYQEKRMVAQRNGKLAVQVFHVFVGREKEAISEMLPYMRLGYVSDPTEMQSVISSQGPICPVSPCMERAVLDQLVGYFEARLAGYSTTLSEDEDMLRDGHLDPKKRVAVQLVKLEKKMLHACLQATFEFINQLPDHTVSPCPAPFAPQLK, from the exons ATGGACGCTGCTCGGCTCCTCACCCCCAGCTTCTCTTCACCCATTCGATCCCCTTCTTGTCGACCTCTATCCTTTCTCTCCGGCGCCTTCCGAAGTCCCAGCCTGTTCTCTCCATTTCGAACCGGACATCGCCGGAACCTGTGTTTGACCTGCGCGGCGGAGACCCTGGTCACCGGATCGCGGAGGGAGGAAGGGAGCTCACATGTGCTCCGAGGCGAGAAAAGAGCGGAGACCGGAGATCTTAAGTCTTGGTTGCACGCGCACGGCTTGCCGCCGTGCAAGGTTGTTCTCAAGGAGAGGGCTTCTCACGGCGGAAGGCAGCGGCCGATACGTTATATCGCGGCAAGCAAAGATCTTGAG GCTGGAGATGTGTTATTCTCAATTCCGAACTCTTTGGTGGTAACTCTGGATAGAGTTCTTGGAAACGAGACGATTG CGGAACTCTTAACAACAAACAAGCTATCAGAATTAGCCTGCTTGGCACTATATCTCATGTATGAGAAAAAACAGGGCAAAAAGTCTTTCTGGTATCCCTTCATTAGGGAGCTTGATCGTcaacgaggaagaggccagctaGCTGTGGAATCACCACTTCTATGGTCTGAAACTGAACTGGCTTACCTGGATGGCAGTCCTACAAGG AAAGTCAATTTGGCTCGAAGGTTTGCCTTAGTTCCTTTGGGGCCACCATTGTTGGCTTACAAGAGCAACTGCAAAGCAATGCTAACTGCTGTCAGCGATGCTGTTGAGTTGGTGGTTGATCGTCCATTTAAGGCTGGGGAACCAATTGTTGTATG GTGTGGACCACAACCAAATTCAAGGTTGCTTCTCAATTATGGTTTGGTCGATGAAGATAATCCATATGACCGCATAGCAATTGAG GCATCCCTGAATATGGAAGATCCTCAATACCAAGAAAAGAGAATGGTTGCTCAAAGAAATGGAAAGCTGGCTGTCCAAGTTTTTCAT GTGTTTgtgggaagagaaaaagaagctaTATCAGAAATGCTGCCTTATATGAGATTAGGGTATGTTTCAGATCCAACAGAGATGCAATCAGTTATTTCTTCTCAGGGTCCTATCTGTCCT GTGAGCCCGTGCATGGAGCGAGCAGTATTGGACCAACTTGTAGGTTATTTTGAGGCTAGGTTGGCGGGCTACTCTACAACCTTGAGTGAGGATGAAGATATG CTGAGAGATGGCCATTTGGATCCAAAGAAGCGAGTTGCAGTTCAGCTTGTAAAGTTAGAAAAGAAAATGCTACATGCCTGTCTTCAGGCTACGTTTGAATTCATAAATCAATTACCAGATCACACTGTATCTCCCTGTCCTGCTCCTTTTGCTCCTCAATTGAAATAA